From a single Endozoicomonas euniceicola genomic region:
- the rpoD gene encoding RNA polymerase sigma factor RpoD: MSANSQQQSRLKELISRGKEQGYLTYAEVNDHLPEDISDPDQVEDIIRMINDMGITVYETAPDADTLLMAEAETDEAAVEEAAAALAAVEQEAGRTTDPVRMYMREMGTVELLTREGEIQIAKRIEEGLREVMSALSQFPGSVQIVLDEYDRIIEEEGRLTDLISGYIDPDSDEAPAEEAPIPSVQEMQDDFNDNDDEDDDEDEEPGGLDPEEARERFQALQEKHEQLINVLAEHERGTQAAKQALAEMAEPFMPLKLIPRVFDMLVFRIRNTLENIRGNERAIMQLCVRRSKMPRKIFLKTFPGNETNLEWVDQVTAGSAAYSENIKAYREEIVRAQKKLSAIEKDYGITLNQIKDINRKMSLGEARARRAKKEMVEANLRLVISIAKKYTNRGLQFLDLIQEGNIGLMKAVDKFEYRRGYKFSTYATWWIRQAITRSIADQARTIRIPVHMIETINKLNRISRQMLQEMGREPTPEELAVRMEMPEDKIRKVLKISKEPISMETPIGDDEDSHLGDFIEDATIQSPIDRATGSGLKESTRQVLSGLTAREAKVLRMRFGIDMNTDHTLEEVGKQFDVTRERIRQIEAKALRKLRHPTRSDHLRSFLDE, from the coding sequence ATGTCAGCTAATTCGCAACAACAATCCCGACTGAAAGAGCTTATCTCTCGCGGTAAGGAACAGGGCTACCTGACTTATGCAGAGGTAAACGACCATCTGCCGGAAGACATTTCTGATCCGGATCAGGTCGAAGACATCATCCGCATGATTAACGACATGGGTATTACGGTCTACGAAACAGCGCCGGACGCCGATACCCTGTTGATGGCTGAAGCCGAAACCGACGAAGCGGCGGTAGAAGAAGCCGCTGCAGCGCTTGCCGCCGTGGAACAGGAGGCCGGCCGTACCACCGACCCGGTACGTATGTACATGCGTGAAATGGGCACCGTAGAACTTCTGACCCGTGAAGGCGAGATTCAGATCGCCAAGCGGATAGAGGAAGGCCTGCGTGAAGTCATGTCAGCTCTGTCTCAGTTTCCAGGTTCCGTACAAATTGTCCTCGATGAATATGACCGCATTATTGAAGAGGAAGGTCGTCTGACCGACCTGATCAGTGGTTATATTGATCCCGACTCTGATGAAGCGCCCGCTGAAGAAGCACCCATTCCAAGCGTTCAGGAGATGCAGGACGACTTCAACGACAACGACGATGAAGACGACGATGAAGACGAAGAACCTGGCGGCCTGGACCCTGAAGAAGCCCGTGAACGCTTTCAAGCACTGCAGGAAAAGCACGAACAGCTGATCAACGTTCTGGCCGAGCATGAGCGTGGCACACAGGCCGCTAAACAGGCTCTGGCAGAAATGGCAGAACCGTTCATGCCCCTCAAGCTGATTCCACGTGTGTTTGACATGCTGGTATTCCGCATCCGCAACACCCTGGAAAACATCCGCGGCAACGAACGCGCCATCATGCAGCTGTGTGTACGTCGTTCCAAAATGCCACGTAAGATCTTCCTGAAGACTTTCCCCGGCAACGAAACCAACCTGGAATGGGTTGACCAGGTGACCGCTGGCAGCGCGGCTTACTCTGAAAACATCAAGGCGTATCGCGAAGAAATCGTTCGCGCCCAGAAAAAGCTGTCTGCGATTGAGAAGGATTATGGTATCACCCTGAACCAGATCAAAGACATCAACCGTAAGATGTCCCTGGGTGAAGCCCGCGCCCGTCGCGCTAAAAAGGAAATGGTTGAGGCCAACCTGCGTCTGGTTATTTCTATTGCCAAGAAATACACCAATCGCGGCCTGCAATTCCTGGACCTGATTCAGGAAGGCAACATTGGCCTGATGAAAGCGGTGGACAAGTTTGAATACCGTCGTGGTTACAAGTTCTCAACTTACGCCACCTGGTGGATTCGTCAGGCGATCACCCGCTCTATCGCCGACCAGGCTCGTACTATCCGTATTCCGGTACACATGATCGAGACCATTAACAAACTGAACCGCATCTCCCGTCAGATGCTTCAGGAAATGGGTCGTGAACCAACACCGGAAGAGCTGGCAGTGCGCATGGAAATGCCAGAGGATAAGATTCGCAAAGTACTGAAAATTTCCAAAGAGCCTATCTCGATGGAAACACCGATCGGTGATGATGAAGACTCCCACCTGGGTGACTTTATCGAAGACGCTACCATTCAGTCTCCGATTGACCGGGCCACCGGCTCCGGCCTGAAAGAGTCTACCCGACAGGTACTGTCCGGACTGACGGCTCGTGAAGCAAAAGTCCTGCGCATGCGTTTCGGTATCGACATGAACACCGACCACACTCTGGAAGAAGTGGGCAAACAGTTCGACGTTACCCGTGAGCGTATCCGTCAGATCGAAGCCAAGGCATTGCGCAAACTGCGCCATCCGACTCGCTCCGATCACCTACGCAGCTTCCTGGACGAATAA
- the dnaG gene encoding DNA primase, producing the protein MAGRIPQTFIDDLLARVDIVDVIDSRVKLKKTGRNYSACCPFHKEKTPSFSVSPDKQFYYCFGCGASGNAIGFVMDFDHLDFPAAVDNLAGTQGMEVPREQSSHQSRRPDYSELYELMTRASDYYQEQLKAAPDAPRVVNYLKQRGLDGQTCKQFGIGFAPRGWSNLQNLLATSDEKEEQLVKTGMLVENEENQNRYDRFRDRVMFPIRDSRGRIIAFGGRVLGDAKPKYLNSPESPIFHKGRELYGLYEAKKSNRSLERILVVEGYMDVVALAQLGITNAVATLGTATTLEHMQRLFKTVPEVVFCFDGDDAGRRAAWRALESTLPNMQDGRQARFLFLPQGEDPDSMVRQEGSEQFLQRIQDQALSLDTFLFKELEDGLDLHTMDGRARLTKLAQPYLSKLPDGIFKQLLLQKLSELTGLDSSRLEAHLNTETEQKTASATAPADKTTHDDYQDHHEHHYPSGHDVANYHPESHSSSYSNSYSEEPFNYSNSTQQGAYGYQKSKGFFDKRAKNFDPVLEKTQIKVGRSLYAIRHLLCNPQLASDVKCINTLAQDNDADTALLVELLKTLKQQPNLATSALIAQWYGTDKGKRLQQVATLELGHEPDDREFWEAIKRISDKVADLEHQQASNKISSTLANRKPNQLDEQQRSEYEEFLKKHKARLGISTTGATKDKTKVSKK; encoded by the coding sequence ATGGCTGGACGCATTCCACAGACATTTATTGACGACCTGCTGGCCAGAGTCGATATCGTCGACGTGATTGACAGCCGGGTCAAACTGAAAAAAACCGGTCGTAACTATTCGGCCTGCTGCCCGTTCCACAAAGAAAAAACACCTTCTTTCTCCGTCAGTCCTGACAAACAGTTCTACTACTGTTTTGGCTGCGGTGCCAGTGGCAACGCTATTGGCTTCGTGATGGACTTTGACCATCTGGACTTTCCTGCCGCCGTCGACAACCTTGCCGGCACACAGGGTATGGAAGTACCCAGAGAACAAAGCAGCCACCAGAGCCGACGTCCGGATTACTCCGAGCTTTACGAGCTGATGACCCGCGCCTCAGACTACTATCAGGAACAACTGAAAGCAGCACCTGACGCCCCCAGAGTCGTCAACTACCTGAAACAGCGTGGACTCGACGGCCAGACCTGTAAACAGTTTGGCATCGGCTTTGCTCCCAGAGGCTGGAGCAACCTGCAAAACCTGCTGGCCACCAGCGACGAGAAAGAGGAGCAGCTGGTCAAAACCGGCATGCTGGTTGAAAACGAAGAGAACCAAAACCGTTACGATCGCTTTCGTGACCGGGTTATGTTCCCGATTCGCGACAGCCGTGGCCGCATCATTGCCTTTGGTGGGCGTGTACTGGGTGATGCCAAACCGAAATACCTGAACTCCCCGGAATCTCCTATTTTCCACAAGGGTCGGGAACTTTATGGCCTTTACGAAGCCAAAAAGAGCAATCGCTCCCTGGAACGCATCCTGGTGGTCGAAGGTTACATGGACGTGGTGGCACTGGCACAGCTCGGTATCACTAATGCGGTGGCAACCCTGGGAACCGCCACCACACTGGAACACATGCAGCGACTGTTTAAAACGGTCCCCGAAGTCGTGTTCTGTTTTGATGGCGACGACGCAGGCCGACGGGCGGCATGGCGTGCCCTGGAGTCGACCCTGCCTAATATGCAGGATGGACGACAGGCACGATTCCTGTTCCTGCCCCAGGGAGAAGATCCCGACAGCATGGTGCGACAGGAAGGTTCAGAACAGTTTCTTCAGCGCATTCAGGATCAGGCGCTCAGTCTGGACACCTTTCTGTTCAAAGAACTGGAAGACGGTCTGGACCTGCATACCATGGACGGCAGGGCTCGATTAACCAAGCTGGCACAGCCTTATCTGAGCAAGTTACCTGACGGTATATTCAAGCAATTACTGCTACAAAAACTGTCAGAGCTGACCGGGCTTGATTCGTCAAGACTGGAAGCGCACTTAAACACTGAAACTGAACAGAAAACAGCGTCAGCTACCGCACCCGCTGACAAGACGACTCATGACGACTATCAGGATCATCATGAGCATCATTACCCGTCGGGGCATGACGTTGCGAATTATCATCCGGAAAGTCATTCAAGTAGCTATTCAAACAGCTATTCAGAAGAACCTTTTAACTATTCAAACTCTACACAACAGGGTGCGTATGGTTACCAGAAATCAAAAGGTTTTTTTGACAAAAGGGCAAAAAACTTTGATCCTGTTTTAGAGAAGACACAGATAAAAGTCGGCCGTTCACTATACGCCATACGACATTTGCTGTGTAATCCGCAGCTCGCCTCCGACGTAAAGTGCATTAATACACTGGCGCAGGATAACGATGCCGATACTGCATTGCTGGTCGAGCTGCTAAAAACACTGAAACAACAACCCAACCTGGCCACCAGTGCATTAATTGCTCAATGGTACGGTACAGACAAGGGTAAACGACTACAGCAGGTTGCCACTCTGGAACTCGGACATGAACCTGATGACAGAGAATTCTGGGAAGCGATCAAACGCATTTCAGACAAAGTGGCAGACCTGGAGCACCAGCAGGCTTCAAACAAGATTTCAAGCACGCTGGCGAATAGAAAACCAAACCAATTGGACGAACAGCAACGCAGCGAATACGAAGAGTTCCTGAAAAAACATAAAGCACGTCTTGGTATTAGCACTACTGGCGCAACTAAAGATAAAACGAAAGTATCAAAAAAATAA
- a CDS encoding GatB/YqeY domain-containing protein gives MSECTVKDQLTSAMKEAMRNREKARLGTIRMALAELKRIEVDEKSLDDTRALAALDKMAKQRRDAITQFESAGRTDLAEQEQFELTVIQDFLPEPLSSEDIDQIVRDAIARSGAEGMKDMGKVMGLVKPQVQGRADMAQISQSVKKLLG, from the coding sequence ATGAGCGAATGCACGGTAAAGGACCAACTGACTTCAGCAATGAAGGAAGCCATGCGCAACCGCGAAAAGGCTCGCCTGGGAACTATCCGCATGGCTCTGGCAGAATTGAAACGTATTGAAGTAGACGAAAAGTCGCTGGACGACACCCGTGCCCTTGCAGCTCTTGACAAAATGGCCAAGCAACGCCGCGATGCCATTACCCAGTTCGAGTCTGCGGGGCGCACGGATCTCGCTGAACAGGAACAGTTTGAACTGACTGTTATTCAGGACTTCCTGCCTGAACCACTCTCCTCTGAAGACATCGACCAGATTGTCCGTGACGCCATTGCCCGGAGCGGTGCAGAAGGCATGAAAGATATGGGCAAGGTAATGGGTCTGGTAAAGCCTCAGGTTCAGGGTCGTGCCGATATGGCTCAGATCAGCCAGTCAGTTAAAAAACTTCTGGGCTGA
- the rpsU gene encoding 30S ribosomal protein S21 — protein MPAVKVKENEPFDVALRRFKRSCEKAGVLAEVRRREHYEKPTSVRKRKAAAAVKRHLKKLQREQRRRERLY, from the coding sequence ATGCCTGCTGTTAAAGTTAAAGAAAATGAACCGTTTGACGTAGCCCTGCGCCGCTTCAAGCGCTCTTGCGAAAAAGCTGGAGTCCTGGCTGAAGTACGTCGTCGTGAACACTACGAAAAGCCGACTTCTGTTCGCAAGCGCAAAGCTGCTGCTGCCGTTAAGCGTCATCTGAAAAAACTGCAGCGCGAACAGCGTCGTCGCGAGCGTCTGTATTAA
- the tsaD gene encoding tRNA (adenosine(37)-N6)-threonylcarbamoyltransferase complex transferase subunit TsaD: MVVLGIETSCDETGIALYDSNKGLLADALYSQIDMHTEYGGVVPELASRDHIQRVLPLIKEVLSQAGLQREDIEAVAYTRGPGLIGALMVGACIGRSLAWAWGVPCVGVHHMEGHLLAPMLEDNPPEFPFLALLVSGGHTQLVQVGGIGQYRLLGESVDDAAGEAFDKVAAMLDLGYPGGPKVSKLAEQGTQGRFRFPRPMCDRPGLDFSFSGLKTFTLNTAAKCREECGDFTDQDRADVARAFEEAVVDTLAFKCRRALRETSLKQLVIAGGVSANKRLREGLESMVAKEKATLRYARPEFCTDNGAMIAYAGCQRLLAGQLEPLEVAPQPRWPMEELEAV, translated from the coding sequence ATGGTAGTTCTCGGGATCGAGACATCCTGCGATGAAACCGGCATTGCTCTCTACGACAGTAACAAGGGGCTGCTGGCTGATGCGCTGTACAGCCAGATTGACATGCACACCGAATACGGCGGCGTTGTTCCTGAACTGGCGTCCCGTGATCATATTCAGCGTGTACTGCCTTTAATTAAGGAAGTGCTGAGTCAGGCGGGCTTGCAGCGTGAAGATATTGAGGCAGTGGCTTATACCAGAGGTCCCGGTCTGATTGGTGCCCTGATGGTAGGAGCCTGTATTGGTCGTTCCCTGGCGTGGGCCTGGGGTGTGCCCTGTGTGGGCGTTCACCACATGGAAGGGCATCTTCTGGCACCCATGCTGGAAGATAACCCACCGGAATTTCCGTTTCTGGCACTGCTGGTATCCGGCGGTCACACCCAGCTGGTGCAGGTGGGTGGTATTGGTCAGTACCGTTTACTGGGTGAGTCGGTAGACGATGCGGCTGGAGAGGCTTTCGATAAAGTGGCTGCCATGCTGGATTTGGGATACCCCGGTGGCCCTAAAGTATCAAAGCTGGCTGAGCAGGGTACGCAGGGGCGTTTCCGGTTCCCACGGCCTATGTGTGATCGCCCGGGGCTGGACTTTAGCTTCAGTGGTTTGAAAACCTTCACGCTGAACACGGCGGCGAAATGCCGTGAAGAGTGTGGCGATTTTACGGATCAGGACCGGGCTGATGTGGCCAGAGCGTTTGAAGAAGCCGTGGTGGACACCCTGGCATTTAAATGTCGACGGGCATTGCGTGAAACAAGTTTGAAACAGCTGGTGATTGCGGGCGGTGTGAGTGCCAACAAACGTCTTCGTGAAGGCCTGGAGTCCATGGTGGCAAAAGAAAAAGCAACCCTGCGCTATGCCCGCCCGGAATTCTGTACGGATAACGGTGCCATGATCGCTTATGCGGGTTGTCAGCGATTGCTGGCTGGTCAGCTTGAGCCTCTTGAGGTGGCCCCTCAGCCGCGCTGGCCGATGGAAGAGCTTGAGGCGGTTTAA
- the folB gene encoding dihydroneopterin aldolase has product MDKVRIERLETEAIIGVYEFEHEAPQPLVIDLELGTDFTNAFRSDDLNDALDYEAISNSVREFTEASRFALLEALAGGIIQRVLDNFPVEKVGVFIRKPHALKGALATVFCERTREQMDMQKLMDQL; this is encoded by the coding sequence ATGGATAAAGTTCGTATCGAACGACTGGAAACCGAGGCGATTATTGGTGTTTATGAATTTGAGCATGAAGCTCCGCAGCCACTGGTCATTGACCTCGAACTGGGAACAGACTTTACCAATGCCTTTCGCAGTGATGACCTGAACGATGCCCTTGATTATGAAGCCATCAGTAACAGTGTTCGTGAGTTTACTGAAGCTTCCCGTTTTGCCCTGCTGGAAGCGTTGGCGGGTGGTATTATTCAGCGGGTACTGGATAACTTCCCTGTGGAAAAAGTGGGTGTCTTTATTCGCAAACCTCATGCACTGAAAGGCGCTCTGGCAACGGTCTTCTGCGAACGTACCAGGGAACAGATGGATATGCAGAAACTGATGGATCAGTTATGA
- a CDS encoding 2-amino-4-hydroxy-6-hydroxymethyldihydropteridine diphosphokinase has translation MNRYFVGIGSNENAVHNCTAMIRAIRSAFRQVCVSSIVQTPAYGVDAPHYLNAVVSFEALLSIPELYDWCKKLETQLGRIRTRNGICQADLDILQPGHVSEVYYQPLVLQLQAFLKGEAIRVNLEKVCLQLDERMSVGDAPCYLFQTETA, from the coding sequence ATGAACCGATATTTTGTTGGTATTGGCTCTAACGAAAATGCCGTGCATAACTGCACGGCAATGATCAGGGCCATTCGCTCTGCTTTCCGACAGGTCTGTGTCAGCAGTATTGTGCAAACCCCTGCTTATGGTGTGGATGCCCCACACTACCTGAACGCTGTCGTCAGCTTTGAAGCCTTATTGTCGATCCCGGAGTTATACGACTGGTGTAAAAAACTGGAAACTCAGCTGGGTAGAATCCGGACCCGGAACGGAATCTGTCAGGCTGATCTGGATATTCTTCAGCCGGGTCATGTCAGCGAGGTGTATTATCAGCCGCTGGTTTTGCAGTTGCAGGCTTTTCTTAAGGGCGAAGCTATTCGTGTGAACCTTGAAAAAGTCTGTTTGCAGTTGGATGAACGGATGAGCGTTGGTGATGCTCCCTGTTATCTCTTTCAGACTGAGACTGCCTGA
- a CDS encoding polynucleotide adenylyltransferase, with protein MNIYLVGGAVRDKLLGLPVKDRDWVVVNSTPEEMLQQGFQPVGQDFPVFLHPKTKEEYALARTERKSGHGYAGFTFHTDPDVTLEQDLVRRDLTINAMAESAEGDIIDPYQGQQDLQQRLLKHVSPAFQEDPLRILRVARFAARFAHLGFTIAEDTMSLMAHMVSVGEASHLVPERVWQETARALMEQRPEIYFLTLMSCNALSAVLKEWQPFLLGSPHCLAALQRAAKQNASEPVRFACLFAANKKTEASSLKPFFQRMRFPSSYCELALLVYQQAHEVPDVLDKPTAEKVMNLFEATDALRRPDRFEDFMATAGFIAHAKGLSFPASSQNKLLDLLRQCHAINAREIVAQGVKGKAIGEKLRQLRLEALGQAITR; from the coding sequence ATGAATATTTATCTGGTAGGTGGTGCCGTCAGGGACAAATTGCTCGGACTGCCTGTAAAAGACCGGGACTGGGTGGTGGTGAACAGCACGCCTGAGGAAATGCTACAACAGGGCTTCCAGCCGGTTGGACAGGATTTTCCGGTTTTTCTGCACCCAAAAACCAAAGAAGAATATGCCTTAGCCAGAACAGAACGAAAATCCGGGCATGGCTATGCCGGTTTTACTTTCCATACCGACCCGGACGTGACCCTGGAACAGGACCTGGTTCGCAGGGATCTCACCATCAATGCGATGGCAGAGTCGGCAGAAGGTGACATCATCGACCCTTATCAAGGGCAGCAGGATTTACAGCAGCGGCTGCTAAAGCATGTCTCTCCCGCCTTTCAGGAAGACCCTTTAAGGATTCTCCGGGTCGCGCGCTTTGCCGCCCGTTTTGCCCACCTGGGGTTCACTATCGCGGAAGATACAATGTCCCTGATGGCTCATATGGTAAGCGTCGGTGAAGCCAGCCATTTAGTGCCAGAGCGGGTATGGCAGGAAACGGCCAGAGCCTTGATGGAACAGCGCCCGGAAATCTATTTTCTGACCCTGATGAGCTGTAATGCCCTGAGCGCAGTCTTGAAAGAGTGGCAACCCTTTTTATTGGGATCACCCCATTGTCTTGCCGCTTTACAGCGGGCTGCTAAACAGAATGCTTCTGAACCGGTGCGTTTTGCCTGCCTGTTTGCCGCCAATAAGAAAACCGAGGCATCCAGCCTTAAGCCATTTTTCCAGCGGATGCGTTTCCCATCCTCTTACTGTGAACTGGCCCTGCTGGTGTACCAGCAAGCTCACGAAGTGCCCGATGTGCTTGACAAGCCAACCGCAGAAAAGGTCATGAATCTGTTTGAAGCAACGGATGCCCTGCGTCGGCCTGACCGGTTTGAAGATTTCATGGCAACAGCAGGCTTTATTGCACATGCGAAAGGACTGAGTTTCCCGGCATCCAGCCAAAACAAACTCCTTGACCTGTTAAGGCAATGTCACGCCATTAATGCCAGGGAAATTGTTGCGCAGGGAGTGAAAGGCAAAGCCATCGGAGAAAAGCTCCGCCAGCTTCGACTTGAAGCTCTGGGGCAGGCAATAACCAGATAA
- a CDS encoding amino acid permease, which produces MQTVIKMKSQTFGSALLIAGTCIGAGMLALPIISALTGLWEALALMLVTWLLAAYGGLLIAEAGRACPGTENLHGMVGLLLGRNGQAVAVIAMLFLYYALCAAYISGGASQFNSVLMITGLELPYWVAVVLVTSFAAIIVLLGTALVDICNRVMFISMLLLLMVILASLFPHTQLENLTYDSRSFPVLLAALPVLYTSFGYHVVVPTVVGYVQGCPAKFSKALLIGSALPFVLYIFWVVSTLGALSPTVVSNMATMPDSVSYLISVVGQVSSAGHFSLMISVFASFALATSFLGVALGLFDYLSELSHNSHNGLTGRVRAILLTLVVPMLVAIYYPDGFILALGYAAIALIVLAVFLPVLMVWKVRRLHMEEPYQAPGGNIGLVVAALTGLLVVAAQIGVSLGILPLLG; this is translated from the coding sequence ATGCAAACAGTTATAAAAATGAAGAGTCAAACGTTCGGTAGTGCTTTGTTGATTGCTGGCACATGTATTGGTGCCGGTATGCTGGCGCTGCCTATTATCTCTGCCCTGACAGGGCTGTGGGAAGCACTGGCCCTGATGCTCGTTACCTGGTTGCTGGCTGCCTACGGCGGGTTACTGATCGCAGAAGCCGGAAGGGCCTGTCCCGGGACTGAAAACCTGCACGGTATGGTTGGCCTGCTGTTAGGACGAAACGGTCAGGCTGTTGCTGTCATTGCCATGTTGTTTCTCTATTACGCACTGTGCGCAGCCTATATTTCCGGGGGGGCTTCACAGTTTAACAGCGTATTGATGATTACAGGCCTGGAACTGCCTTACTGGGTGGCCGTTGTTCTGGTGACTTCGTTTGCCGCTATTATCGTGTTGCTGGGAACCGCCCTGGTGGATATCTGTAACCGGGTGATGTTTATTTCCATGTTACTACTGCTGATGGTGATACTGGCCTCTTTATTTCCTCATACCCAGCTTGAAAACCTGACCTATGACAGTCGCTCTTTTCCTGTGTTGCTGGCTGCGCTGCCTGTGCTGTATACCTCGTTTGGTTATCATGTTGTGGTACCTACGGTGGTTGGTTATGTGCAGGGATGTCCGGCGAAGTTCAGCAAGGCGTTGTTGATTGGTAGTGCTTTGCCGTTTGTCTTGTATATCTTCTGGGTTGTTTCGACGCTTGGAGCTTTGTCGCCAACCGTTGTAAGCAATATGGCAACGATGCCGGATTCCGTTAGCTATCTTATCTCTGTCGTTGGTCAAGTGTCGTCTGCTGGTCATTTTAGTCTGATGATTAGTGTGTTTGCGTCGTTTGCGTTGGCAACATCGTTTCTGGGGGTGGCGCTGGGGCTGTTTGATTACCTGTCAGAATTGTCCCATAACAGCCATAACGGTTTAACTGGCAGGGTTCGGGCCATTTTACTGACGCTGGTGGTTCCTATGCTGGTGGCAATTTACTATCCCGATGGCTTTATTCTTGCCCTGGGCTATGCGGCGATAGCGTTAATCGTACTGGCCGTTTTTTTGCCTGTGCTGATGGTTTGGAAAGTGAGACGTCTGCACATGGAGGAGCCTTACCAGGCTCCCGGAGGCAATATTGGCCTTGTTGTTGCGGCATTAACCGGGCTGTTGGTGGTGGCTGCTCAGATTGGCGTTTCTCTGGGTATTCTGCCTCTGCTGGGGTGA
- a CDS encoding GIY-YIG nuclease family protein has translation MNWSVYIIIASDHSLYTGITTDIRRRWKQHSSGTGGARYFRGRKPALVAYLESGHNRSSASKREAEIKKWSRAKKQALLRSDNNQVGKLAEYLPTGYALI, from the coding sequence ATGAACTGGTCTGTTTACATCATCATCGCCAGCGATCACTCGCTGTATACGGGAATTACCACGGATATCCGCAGACGCTGGAAACAGCACAGCAGTGGCACAGGTGGCGCGCGCTATTTTCGAGGGCGCAAACCCGCTTTAGTGGCGTACCTTGAGTCCGGCCATAATCGCTCAAGTGCTTCAAAGCGCGAAGCTGAAATTAAAAAATGGTCAAGAGCCAAAAAGCAGGCGTTACTGCGTTCTGATAACAACCAGGTTGGAAAGCTGGCAGAGTATTTGCCAACGGGATACGCACTTATCTGA